The genomic interval CTGTACGCCCTGACCGGCTTCTGCGTCGGCGTGGTGGGCGTGGTGCCCTCGGTGATGGTGCGCGCCTTCCCCGCGGCGGTGCGCTTCTCGGGGCTTTCGTTCTCGTACAACGTGGCCTACGCCATCTTCGGTGGCCTGACGCCGCCGGTGGTCACCCTGCTGACGAACACGAACCGGCTCGCACCCGCGCACTACGTGATGGCGCTGTGTGGCGTGGGACTGCTGGTGACGCTCTACCTCTTGAGCGTGGGCCGCTCACGATTCGCCGCGGTGAGCGCTTCATAAAGGAGTGTCCACGAAGTTCTTGAAGCCAGACGACAAGGAGCCATCCATGACGGTCCGTTTCAACCACACCATCATCGCCGCGAAGGACAAGGTGCGCTCAGCGAAGTTCCTCGCCGAGCTCCTCGGGCTCCCCGAGCCGAAGCCCTTCAGTCACTTCCAGGCGGTCACACTGGATGATGGGGTGTCGCTCGATTACATCGACACCGACACCGACTTCCCCGGCCAACACTATGCGTTCCTCGTGTCGGACGACGTGTTCGACGCGCTGATCACCAAGCTGCGCGATCGGGGGATCGAACACTGGGCGGACCCACGCGGCCAGCGCCGCAATGAGATCAACACCAACTACGGGGGCCGCGGGGTCTATTTCCAGGATCCGTCAGGACACTACATGGAGGCCATCACCGTCCCCTACGGTGGCTGGTGACGGCTCGCCGGAGGTTCCGTCATCCCGCCTTGCACTGACACACATCGAGGTACGAGCGCTCGGGTGAGAGCGCTCGTACCGTGAGCCGCACGCCAGGAGTTGGCTCAAACGGACAGGTCGTCCAGCACGTCGG from Archangium lipolyticum carries:
- a CDS encoding VOC family protein, producing the protein MTVRFNHTIIAAKDKVRSAKFLAELLGLPEPKPFSHFQAVTLDDGVSLDYIDTDTDFPGQHYAFLVSDDVFDALITKLRDRGIEHWADPRGQRRNEINTNYGGRGVYFQDPSGHYMEAITVPYGGW